Proteins encoded together in one Desulfovibrio sp. UCD-KL4C window:
- the map gene encoding type I methionyl aminopeptidase, which produces MNAKVGRNDPCPCGSGKKYKKCCMGTENAEKLNLPETFLKRYNIRLKTPEQIEGIRRAGKLVMQTFAAIKSLIRPGVTTDEINQVVHEFTVKNGAIPAPLNYHGFPKSVCISPNEVICHGIPGEYTLKDGDIVNVDITSILDGYYADCNQTFFVGEPSAEARNLVEVTRECLRLGLEQAKPGNLVNDISSAIQTYAEGQGCSVVREYLGHGVGLDFHEAPNIPHFRSSWGNVPLVPGMTFTIEPMINIGGKEIQILDDKWTAVTKDGSLSAQFEQTIVITEDGFESLTPFELC; this is translated from the coding sequence ATGAACGCCAAAGTAGGCCGCAACGATCCATGCCCATGCGGTAGTGGTAAAAAATATAAAAAGTGCTGTATGGGTACTGAAAATGCGGAAAAACTTAATTTGCCTGAGACCTTTCTCAAACGATATAATATCCGCTTAAAAACCCCGGAACAGATAGAAGGGATTCGCCGCGCGGGTAAACTGGTTATGCAAACCTTTGCTGCAATCAAAAGTTTGATCAGACCCGGTGTAACGACCGATGAAATTAATCAGGTAGTGCACGAGTTCACCGTTAAAAACGGAGCAATACCCGCTCCTTTAAACTATCACGGCTTCCCGAAAAGTGTTTGTATCTCTCCAAACGAAGTTATTTGTCACGGAATCCCTGGCGAATACACTCTTAAAGACGGTGATATCGTCAATGTAGATATTACAAGCATACTTGACGGCTACTATGCAGATTGCAACCAGACTTTCTTTGTAGGTGAACCTTCTGCTGAAGCACGCAATCTTGTAGAAGTAACGCGTGAGTGCCTGCGCTTAGGGCTCGAACAAGCCAAGCCAGGCAACTTAGTAAATGACATATCTTCCGCTATCCAAACCTATGCTGAAGGACAAGGATGCTCAGTTGTTCGCGAATATCTGGGACATGGTGTAGGGCTAGACTTCCACGAAGCCCCTAACATCCCACACTTTCGTTCCAGCTGGGGCAATGTTCCACTTGTACCGGGAATGACATTTACCATTGAGCCGATGATAAACATCGGTGGTAAGGAAATACAAATTCTGGATGATAAGTGGACAGCCGTAACAAAAGACGGTTCCCTATCTGCCCAATTCGAACAGACAATCGTCATAACCGAAGACGGCTTTGAAAGTTTAACTCCATTTGAGTTATGCTGA